Proteins encoded together in one Mauremys reevesii isolate NIE-2019 linkage group 11, ASM1616193v1, whole genome shotgun sequence window:
- the TTC30B gene encoding tetratricopeptide repeat protein 30B: protein MAGAAPIADGEFTAAIYGLIRAGRFAEAVGILGSELQSSCRSRAGLSLLGYCYYQLQDFAAAAECYEQLGALHPELDEYRLYQAQSLYKAGLYAEALRVASPLLDVPAYQGRALRLQAAAHYAQGDLSAAKSLVEQVLASAAESSPGAAEDPSELPDAEVNLGCLLYREGRHEEACGKFAGAMQVLGYCPELSYNMALCCYAAKQYAPALKHISDIIERGIHQHPELSVGMTTEGIDVRSVGNTLLLHRTALVEAFNLKAAIEYQLRNLEAAQEALTDMPPRAEEELDPVTLHNQALMNMDSRPTEGFEKLQFLLQQNPCPPETFGNLLLLYCKHQYYDLAADVLAENAHLTYKLLSPYLYNFLDAMITCQTAPEEAFHKLDELAGTMTEQLRKLTKQVQEARQNRDDEAVKKAVNEYDETLEKYVPVLMAQAKIYWDMENYTMVEKIFRKSVEFCNEHEVWKLNVAHVLFMQENKYKEAIGFYEPIVKKHYDNILQVSAIVLANLCVSYIMTSQNEEAEELMRKIEKEEEQLSYDDPDKKIYHLCIVNLVIGTLYCAKGNYDFGISRVIKSLEPYNKKLGTDTWYYAKRCFLSLLENMSKHMIMLRDSVIQECVHFLEQCELYGRNIPAVIEQPLEEERMHSGKNTVTYEARQLRALIYEVIGWNM, encoded by the coding sequence ATGGCCGGGGCAGCTCCGATCGCGGACGGGGAGTTCACGGCGGCCATTTACGGGCTGATCCGGGCCGGGCGGTTCGCGGAGGCAGTGGGGATCTTGGGCAGCGAGCTGCAGAGTAGCTGCCGCTCTCGGGCCGGCCTCTCGCTGCTCGGCTACTGCTACTACCAGCTGCAAGACTTCGCGGCGGCGGCCGAGTGCTACGAGCAGCTGGGGGCGCTGCACCCGGAGCTGGACGAGTACCGGCTCTACCAGGCCCAGTCCCTCTACAAGGCCGGGCTCTACGCCGAGGCCCTGCGGGTCGCCAGCCCCCTGCTCGACGTGCCCGCTTACCAGGGACGCGCCCTTCGCCTGCAGGCTGCTGCCCACTACGCGCAGGGTGACCTCTCCGCGGCCAAGAGCTTGGTGGAGCAGGTGCTGGCCTCTGCTGCCGAGAGCAGCCCTGGAGCCGCTGAAGACCCCTCAGAGCTGCCAGATGCTGAGGTCAACCTAGGCTGCCTGTTGTACCGGGAAGGGCGGCACGAGGAGGCCTGCGGCAAATTTGCGGGTGCCATGCAGGTGCTGGGCTACTGCCCTGAGCTATCATACAACATGGCGCTTTGCTGCTATGCGGCCAAGCAATATGCACCTGCCCTCAAACACATTTCTGATATCATTGAGCGTGGCATCCACCAGCACCCCGAGCTCAGTGTGGGCATGACCACCGAGGGCATCGACGTCCGCAGCGTGGGCAATACACTGCTCCTGCACCGTACTGCCCTGGTAGAGGCCTTCAATCTCAAAGCTGCCATCGAGTACCAGCTACGCAACTTGGAAGCAGCCCAGGAGGCACTCACAGACATGCCACCAAGAGCCGAGGAAGAGCTGGACCCTGTCACCCTGCACAACCAAGCGTTGATGAACATGGACAGCCGGCCCACTGAAGGTTTTGAGAAACTTCAGTTCCTTCTGCAACAGAACCCCTGCCCACCAGAGACCTTTGGGAACTTGCTGCTGCTGTACTGTAAACATCAATACTATGACCTGGCTGCTGATGTGTTGGCAGAGAATGCCCATCTGACCTACAAGCTGCTCTCACCTTATCTTTACAACTTCCTGGATGCCATGATTACATGTCAAACTGCACCTGAGGAGGCCTTCCACAAGCTAGATGAGCTGGCAGGAACAATGACTGAGCAGCTGAGAAAGCTCACTAAGCAGGTGCAGGAAGCTAGGCAAAACCGGGATGATGAGGCTGTCAAGAAGGCAGTTAATGAATATGATGAGACTCTGGAGAAATATGTGCCCGTCTTGATGGCCCAGGCCAAGATATATTGGGACATGGAGAATTACACTATGGTGGAGAAGATCTTTCGCAAGTCAGTGGAGTTCTGCAATGAACACGAGGTGTGGAAGCTGAATGTGGCTCATGTGCTTTTCATGCAGGAGAACAAATACAAAGAGGCCATCGGCTTCTATGAGCCCATTGTCAAGAAGCACTATGATAACATCCTGCAAGTCAGTGCCATTGTGCTGGCCAACCTTTGTGTCTCCTACATCATGACCAGTCAGAATGAAGAGGCAGAGGAGCTGATGAGGAAGATTGAGAAGGAAGAAGAGCAGCTCTCCTATGATGACCCCGATAAAAAGATCTACCACCTCTGCATCGTTAACCTAGTGATCGGCACACTCTATTGTGCCAAAGGAAACTATGACTTTGGCATCTCAAGGGTAATTAAAAGTTTGGAGCCTTATAACAAAAAGTTAGGCACAGATACTTGGTATTATGCTAAAAGGTGCTTCCTGTCTTTGCTAGAGAACATGTCCAAGCACATGATCATGCTGCGTGACAGTGTTATCCAAGAGTGTGTGCATTTTCTAGAGCAGTGTGAACTATATGGCAGGAACATCCCCGCTGTTATTGAGCAACCACTTGAAGAAGAGAGGATGCACAGTGGGAAGAACACAGTTACATATGAAGCCAGGCAGTTGAGGGCACTGATATATGAGGTCATTGGGTGGAATATGTAA